A portion of the Equus quagga isolate Etosha38 chromosome 17, UCLA_HA_Equagga_1.0, whole genome shotgun sequence genome contains these proteins:
- the LOC124229321 gene encoding olfactory receptor 5B3-like: MDNRTEVTQFILLGLTNIPELQMPLFIMFTLIYLISVIGNLGMVLLILMDSHLHSPMYYFLSNLSLVDLCYSSAVTPTVMAGFVTVDRVISYNACAAQMFFFAVFATVENYLLASMAYDRYAAVCKPLHYTTTMTMSVCARLIIGCYVCGFLNASIHIGNTFHLSFCMSNVVHHFFCDIPAVIALSCSDRHVSELVLVYVSSFNIFFALLIIFISCLLIFITILKMQSSSGYQKALSTCASHITAVSIFYGTIVIMYLQPSSSHSMDTDKMASVFYSMIIPMLNPLVYSLRNKEVKSAFKKVLLQAKLSLGLGML, from the coding sequence ATGGATAACAGGACAGAAGTGACACAGTTCATCCTCCTAGGACTAACCAATATCCCAGAATTGCAGATGCCCCTCTTTATAATGTTCACTCTCATTTACCTTATCAGTGTGATTGGAAACCTGGGGATGGTCCTACTGATTCTCATGGACTCTCATCTACACAGTCCTATGTATTATTTTCTCAGTAACTTGTCTCTTGTAGACTTGTGTTACTCTTCAGCTGTCACTCCCACAGTCATGGCTGGGTTTGTTACAGTAGACAGGGTCATCTCCTACAATGCATGTGCTGCTCAGATGTTCTTTTTCGCAGTCTTTGCCACTGTGGAAAATTATCTTTTGGCATCGATGGCTTATGACCGCTATGCAGCAGTGTGTAAACCTCTGCATTACACCACCACCATGACgatgagtgtgtgtgcacgtctGATCATAGGCTGTTATGTCTGTGGTTTCCTGAATGCCTCCATCCACATTGGCAACACattccatctctctttctgtatGTCCAATGTGGTCCAtcactttttctgtgatattCCAGCAGTCATAGCTCTGTCTTGTTCTGATAGGCACGTGAGTGAGCTGGTTCTCGTTTATGTATCCAGCTTCAACATCTTTTTTGCTCTCCTGATTATCTTCATATCTTGTCTCCTCATATTTATCACCATTCTAAAGATGCAGTCATCTTCAGGATACCAGAAGGCTTTAtccacctgtgcctcccacaTCACTGCAGTCTCCATCTTCTATGGGACAATTGTCATCATGTACTTACAGCCCAGCTCCAGCCATTCCATGGACACAGACAAAATGGCATCTGTGTTCTATAGTATGATCATCCCCATGCTCAATCCTCTGGTCTATAGCCTGAGGAACAAGGAGGTCAAGAGTGCATTCAAGAAGGTTCTGTTGCAGGCAAAATTGTCTCTAGGTTTAGGAATGCTGTAG
- the LOC124229319 gene encoding olfactory receptor 5B12 codes for MENSTEVTEFILLGLTDDPELQIPLFIIFSLIYLITLVGNLRMIKLILLDSHLHTPMYFFLCNLSLVDLGYSSAVTPKVMARFLTGDNIIPYNSCVTQFFFFVAFITVESFLLASMAYDRYAAVCKPLHYTTTMTTSVCTCLVIGPYICGFLNASIHTGNIFRLSFCRSNVVDHFFCDAPPLLTLSCSDNYISEMIILFVVGFNDLFSVLVILISYLFIFITILRMRSSEGCQKAFSTCASHLTAVSIFYGTGIFMYLQTSSSHSMGTDKLASVFYTMVVPMLNPLVYSLRNKEVKSAFRKTVGKAKSSIGLMF; via the coding sequence ATGGAGAACAGTACGGAGGTGACTGAGTTCATTCTTTTGGGGTTAACTGATGACCCAGAACTGCAGATCCCACTCTTCATAATCTTCTCTCTCATCTACCTCATCACTCTGGTTGGGAACCTGAGGATGATCAAGTTGATTCTGTTGGATTCTCAtctccacactcccatgtactttttcctctgtAATCTCTCTCTGGTGGACCTTGGTTATTCCTCAGCTGTCACTCCCAAGGTCATGGCAAGATTCCTCACAGGAGACAATATCATCCCCTATAATTCTTGTGTCACACAGTTCTTCTTCTTTGTAGCCTTTATCACTGTAGAGAGTTTCCTCTTGGCCTcaatggcctatgaccgctatgcaGCAGTGTGTAAACCCCTGCATTACACCACCACCATGACAACAAGTGTGTGTACTTGTCTGGTCATAGGCCCCTACATCTGTGGTTTCTTGAATGCTTCCATCCACACTGGGAATATTTTCAGGCTCTCCTTCTGTAGGTCCAATGTAGTTGATCACTTTTTCTGTGATGCTCCTCCTCTTCTGACTCTCTCATGCTCAGACAACTACATCAGTGAAATGATTATTCTTTTTGTGGTGGGCTTCAATGATCTCTTTTCTGTCCTGGTCATCTTGATCTCCTACCTGTTTATATTTATCACCATCCTTAGGATGCGCTCATCTGAAGGATGCCAGAAGGCCTTTTCCACCTGTGCTTCCCACCTCACTGCGGTCTCCATCTTCTATGGGACAGGCATCTTCATGTACTTACAGACCAGCTCCAGTCATTCCATGGGCACAGACAAATTGGCATCTGTGTTTTATACTATGGTCGTCCCCATGCTGAATCCACTGgtctacagcctgaggaacaaaGAAGTCAAGAGTGCCTTTAGAAAGACTGTGGGGAAGGCAAAGTCTTCTATAGGattaatgttttaa